One part of the Marmota flaviventris isolate mMarFla1 chromosome 4, mMarFla1.hap1, whole genome shotgun sequence genome encodes these proteins:
- the Ccdc70 gene encoding coiled-coil domain-containing protein 70 — protein sequence MFPFKVSKWMGLACLRSLVVSSPNIRQKKLIHKLQEEKAFREEMRIFREKIEDFREEMWNFRGKIRAFRGQILGFGEEERPFWEEEKTFWKEEKTFWEMEKFFREEEKTFWKKYRTFWKEDKAFWKEDNALWERDRNLLQEDKALWEEEKALWVEERALLEEEKALWEDKKSLWEEENALWEEEKAFWVEGGGHIPRELVPADGPYNANGGPQSPAFPRGRA from the coding sequence ATGTTTCCTTTCAAGGTGAGCAAGTGGATGGGACTGGCCTGCCTCCGGTCGCTGGTAGTCTCCTCACCCAACATCCGCCAAAAGAAGCTAATCCACAAGCTCCAAGAGGAAAAGGCGTTTCGGGAAGAGATGAGAATTTTCCGTGAGAAAATAGAGGACTTCAGGGAAGAGATGTGGAATTTCCGGGGCAAGATCCGTGCTTTCCGGGGCCAGATCTTAGGTTTTGGGGAAGAGGAGAGACCTTTCTGGGAAGAGGAGAAAACTttctggaaagaggaaaaaacctTCTGGGAAATGGAGAAATTTTTCCGGGAAGAAGAGAAAACCTTTTGGAAGAAATACCGTACCTTCTGGAAGGAAGATAAGGCCTTCTGGAAAGAGGACAACGCCTTATGGGAAAGAGACCGGAACCTTCTTCAGGAGGACAAAGCCCTGTGGGAGGAAGAAAAGGCCCTGTGGGTGGAGGAAAGAGCCCTCCTAGAGGAGGAGAAGGCCCTGTGGGAAGATAAGAAGTCCCTTTGGGAGGAAGAGAATGCTCTCTGGGAGGAAGAGAAAGCTTTCTGGGTGGAAGGCGGCGGCCACATTCCCAGGGAGCTGGTGCCTGCGGACGGGCCCTACAACGCCAATGGAGGGCCGCAATCCCCAGCCTTCCCCAGAGGCCGCGCCTAG